The following DNA comes from Triticum aestivum cultivar Chinese Spring chromosome 3D, IWGSC CS RefSeq v2.1, whole genome shotgun sequence.
catgtcgAACACGGCGCCACAGCCACTATCCACCGCAATCGCCATGGTCCAGCGCACATTGCATTTCTTCTCCCCCTCcctctgctagctcttaaccctgtgtgctaagtgcaagtgctagctcttaatcatacgtcatgcgggcaaccaaacaccgtGTTCATGTGCTGCTTgctaatgcaggcaaccaaacaaagtacacttgcgtattacctaatgcagggaccctagatgcaggcaaccaaacaacttgcagatgacGTATTTGGGGCTGTTTTTGCTCAAGCAGACTGGGTTGAGAAGTGTATGCAATGCAACTACTGTTCAAAACTTGAACCAAACACGCCCTACGTCGTCGGCCCGCCAGATATGGTCGAGCTCTTGCGACCTTGATGGACGATGGGACGCTGTCGAGCGAGAGTTTGGGGTCTCATGTTCTAGCCCAACTCAATTTACAATTTTGCTTGTCGACAGTTTCACTTGTAATATACATAAAAGTCAGTAAGAAACTTTTactcataaaattgcataaaaattGTAGTAAAATAATTTATGATATGAACATATTTTGCGAGAGAATACAATAATTTTAAATTTATGATATATTTCAGACATATATTAGTGGTCACAGCGGGTTACACTCACCCATGGTATTATTCAGACAATAGTGCACACACACCTTGCACACACAAGAGGCCGAAAAAAAACTTGCACACACAGCGACATAAAGCGATTTATTCATCGACCCTCATCTTTCCAGCCGCCCGATCGCTGTCTTAAATTTGCTTAGGCGCGATGCGGCCGAGGCGGACGGCATCGACGTAATCGCGTGGGCTGtgcgacgcgaagccggggaagatcAGGCCACCGCAACGGTATAACAGGGAGCATAGGCCCTCGCGGTAGTCGCGGCCGGCGCTGGCCCAGAGGAACGCCCCCTTCACCAGGTCGCCCACCGCGTTGCCATACTTGGACAGCACGTACCGCGGGTCGAAGTAGTTGGGGTCGGGCTCATCGCCGGCGAGTTCCTTGCCGTCGTACCATCCGTTGTAGTACACGCAGGTCCCGCCGTGGCTGTACTTGGCCACGGGCGCCGTGAACGGCACCCGGGGCACGATGTCGTACCGGTACACCACGCGGTCGTAGCGCGCCGCCTTGGTTGCGGCGCTTAGGAAGTCCACGAAGTTACTGTCGCCGACGCGCGGCTGCCCGTAGGTCAGCACGTCGCCCAGCCTGCCTAGGAGGTCCTTCTCCCCGTGCAGCGCCAGGAGCGCCGGGAAGATGGCGGCCAGCGCGCCGCCGAGGCTGTGCCCCGTCACGATGAGCCGCGCGGCGGGGTGCTTCTTGAGCTGCTCCCGGACCACCTCGCGGAGCTGGTAGTAGGCGAAGAACTTGCCCTTGGGGGCGGTGCCCTTGTCCTTGCGGGGGAAGGCGCGCTCGGCTTTCTCCTCATTCACCTCCTGGAGCCCGAGCGCCTTGAGGAAGCCGAGGTGGACGTTGCCCATGGCGCCCAAGCCCAGCCACGACAGCTCCACGTCCGTCGACCAGTCCTTGGTGTTGAACGGCTCTGTGCCCCGGAAAGCCAGCACCACCGCGCTCGCGTCCTTGGCCCTGTCCGTCATCACGAACGCCTGCGTGGTGTCCTGATGCAGGAACTCTGCATCCGTACATATAGATAGATGGGATCATCCATCTATTTTAGATGcatccatttctcggacaagtatTTTCAAACGGCGAAAATATTAAATATTGAGacagattctcaaaaaaaaaaaaattgtagATCGTGTTTTTGCTGCTTACTGTTCCAACCGTTGTAGAACCCCACGAAATTGAACTGCAAATCATCACGACACACACAAAGTTATAAATATTCTGTTTGTATTGCCATTTCAAAAGCGACTGAAAAACTGTTATGAGATACGAGGCATAAAACACTGGAGGAGCAGTACTCCGTCAATTTAGAAATGGATGCTCCTTTGGATTTAGACATGTCTTATGTGTGTGAGTTAATATTGTGTCTATCTTAGTTATATAAAGACCGGATGTTTATTATGTTCAGTATTCTTTGATGCTACATTATAATTTAGTAAagtcgccctttatcgaaaaagggTGCGATGTAAAATCTCAAGGCAAAAAAGTTGTGTAGACAAATTTCACACATTTGTCACCTTTTCTCCCATTGCAATGTGTGGGTGTGTATGCACGACTGTTTGTTCATTTTTCTGATTATTACGGGATCATTCATGAGtaagctcatctgcacccggttagaCAAGAattcgtaaaaaattcaaaaaacttcaaaaaaattccaatttttttgtgcgGTAGACAACTTGATGCGTGAGGCCTGCttcaaatttcaagtcatttggactttTGAGTAGCTctcaacaaaaaagacaaatcgaacCAAAACAGTACAGAAACAATAAACATTTTTATAGacccccaatttgtcttttttgctgagagcttctcagatgtccaaatgatttaaAAATTGGAGTAgtcctcacgcatcaaattgtctaccgcacaaaaaaattaatttttttgaagtttttctagtatttgttttgaattttttttcgtcAATGTGGGTGTAGACGAGCTCGGGTGCAGAAATGGACTTTCGATCATTTTATATACTTGTGTAATTACCTTCCAGACGTTGTTGACCACGTTCTCAATATATGCATGGTTCTCGTATGCGATCTTAGCCGCCATGACGGTGACCTCAGGGACGAGGTACTGCTGCTGAACGAGGAGTGCCGCCACGGTGCACCCGCCGCTCTCCAGGTCTTCGGCTTCGCCAAAGACCACCGTGTCGTGCACCTGCAGCTGCCGCATGTTGCCACCGCCGGTCACCTCTAGCGTGGCTGGCTTCAGCTCCGTCCTCCCGTCGATCATCCCGATTATCGTCCGGAAGTCGGGTGCCTCCCGGTCCAGCGGTATCACAAGCTTGCCTGCATTGACATTCCGTTCAGTACAATGTATATTATCCCGGTTCATATGATGTCATTCACCATATGAACGTTTAATAAACATCATCAATTTGTTGGTTCACTAGATTTTACTTGCGAATACATGTTTGTGAGTTAAAATAAATATTCTTTTTTACATCATCCTCTGAGCGGTATGTGCATGCATGCTACCCCTCATTTTGAAGTTTAACACGAGTTAACTATTACTTAATCAAATGATCAAGGTGGATTCTTAATTTCTTATATGCACGTACGTACGTATTTGGTGCAAATAATCAATACGTGTGTGGTGTGTGCA
Coding sequences within:
- the LOC123077260 gene encoding triacylglycerol lipase OBL1 isoform X2, whose translation is MVVVAGAAAAAGGPPKTKMAGGEKLIIRSDKVRLIDILSMLLLRRPLTSYSFVEASDQTTLDVGDESGGIIVPLTEVILKFLAAAYWPAKVISVALEFLLNFVALNGGMLGLGIIWNIFRCKLVIPLDREAPDFRTIIGMIDGRTELKPATLEVTGGGNMRQLQVHDTVVFGEAEDLESGGCTVAALLVQQQYLVPEVTVMAAKIAYENHAYIENVVNNVWKFNFVGFYNGWNKFLHQDTTQAFVMTDRAKDASAVVLAFRGTEPFNTKDWSTDVELSWLGLGAMGNVHLGFLKALGLQEVNEEKAERAFPRKDKGTAPKGKFFAYYQLREVVREQLKKHPAARLIVTGHSLGGALAAIFPALLALHGEKDLLGRLGDVLTYGQPRVGDSNFVDFLSAATKAARYDRVVYRYDIVPRVPFTAPVAKYSHGGTCVYYNGWYDGKELAGDEPDPNYFDPRYVLSKYGNAVGDLVKGAFLWASAGRDYREGLCSLLYRCGGLIFPGFASHSPRDYVDAVRLGRIAPKQI
- the LOC123077260 gene encoding triacylglycerol lipase OBL1 isoform X1, coding for MVVVAGAAAAAGGPPKTKMAGGEKLIIRSDKVRLIDILSMLLLRRPLTSYSFVEASDQTTLDVGDESGGIIVPLTEVILKFLAAAYWPAKVISVALEFLLNFVALNGGMLGLGIIWNIFRCKLVIPLDREAPDFRTIIGMIDGRTELKPATLEVTGGGNMRQLQVHDTVVFGEAEDLESGGCTVAALLVQQQYLVPEVTVMAAKIAYENHAYIENVVNNVWKFNFVGFYNGWNNAEFLHQDTTQAFVMTDRAKDASAVVLAFRGTEPFNTKDWSTDVELSWLGLGAMGNVHLGFLKALGLQEVNEEKAERAFPRKDKGTAPKGKFFAYYQLREVVREQLKKHPAARLIVTGHSLGGALAAIFPALLALHGEKDLLGRLGDVLTYGQPRVGDSNFVDFLSAATKAARYDRVVYRYDIVPRVPFTAPVAKYSHGGTCVYYNGWYDGKELAGDEPDPNYFDPRYVLSKYGNAVGDLVKGAFLWASAGRDYREGLCSLLYRCGGLIFPGFASHSPRDYVDAVRLGRIAPKQI